The sequence NNNNNNNNNNNNNNNNNNNNNNNNNNNNNNNNNNNNNNNNNNNNNNNNNNNNNNNNNNNNNNNNNNNNNNNNNNNNatatacatatatattataataatatataatatatatatatatatatatatatatattatattatatatatatatataaatgttatatacacatatatatataatgtatatatatgtaccataaatgtatatgtatcatatatgtataaatatattacatatgtgtgtgtgtttgtctgtatatacatacatatatatacattatatatatgtatgtatgcatgtgtgcatgtgtatatatgtatatatatatatatatatatatatatatatatatatatatatatatgtatatatatatgtatatatatatgtatatatatatatatatatatatatatatatatatatatgtgtgtgtgtgtgtgtgtgtgtgtatatacacacatatatatatgtatgtatatatatgtacacataaatgtatatgtatacatatatgtataaatagatatacatatgtgtgtgtgtttgtgtatatacatacatatatatacatatatatattgtatgtgttcgtgcatatatatatatatatatatatatatatatatatatatatatatatatatatattaatatatatatatgtgtgtgtgtgtgtgtgtgtgtgtgtgtgtgtgtgtgtgtgtgtgtgtgtgtgtgtgtgtgtgtgtgtgtgtgtgtgtggattatatataatatatatatatatatatatatatatatatatatatatatatatatatatatatatatatatatatatatgtatgtatgtatatatatatatatatttatatatatatatatatttatatatatatatatattatatatatatatatgtgtgtgtgtgtgtgtgttgtgtgtgtgtgtgtgtgtgtgtgtgtgtgtgtgtgtgtgtgtgtgtgtgtgtgtgtgtgtgtgtgtgtatgtgtatggatatgtatgtatttatatatattttttttttttttttttttttttgtgtatgtatttatatatatatatatatatatatatatatataatatatatatatatatatatatatatatatatatatataatgtatatatacacatatatatataatgtatatatatgcccacataaatgtctctgtatacatatatgtataaatatatatacatatgtgtgtgtgtttgtctgtatatacatacatatatatacatatatatatatgtatgtatgcatgtatgcatgtgtatgtatgtatgtgtatatatatatatatatatatatatatatatatatatatatatatatatatatatatatataatatatatatatatatatatatatatatatatatatatatatatatatatatatatatatatgtatatatatatatatgtatacatatatgtataaatatatatacatatgtgtgtgtgtttgtgtgtatatacatacatatatatacatatattatatatatgtatgtgtccgtgcatatatatatatatatatatatatatatatatatatatatatatatatatatatatatatatatatgtgtgtgtggtgtgtgtgtgggtgtgtgtgtgtgtgtgtgtgtgtgtgtgtgtgtgtgtgtggatatatatatatatatatatatatatatatatatatatatatatatatatatacatacatatatgtatgcatgcatgcatgtgtatgtatgcatataaacatacatacatatatatatatatatatatatatatatatatatatatatatatatatatatatatatatatatatatatatatatatatatatatatatatttgtgtgtgtgtgtgtgtgtgtgtgtgtgtgtgtgtgtgtggtgtgtgtgtgtgtgtgtgtgtgtgtgtgtgtgtgtgtgtgtgtgtgtatgtgtatggatatgtatgtatttatatatatatatatacatacatatatataaatatatatatatatatatatatatatatatatatatatatatatatatatatatatataaatgtatatatacacatatatttataatgtatatatatgtacacataaatgtatatgtatacatatatgtataaatatatatacatatgtgtgtgtttgtctgtatatacatacatatatatacatatatatatatgtatgtatgcatgtatgcatgtgtatatatgtatgtgtaatatgttatatatatatatatatatatatatatatatatatatatatatatatatgtatatatatgtatatatatatatatatatatatatatatatatatatatatatatatatattacatacatatatatatgcgtgtgtgtgtgtgtgtgtgtgttgtgtgcgtgcgtgtgtgtgtgtgtgtgtgtgagtacacacacacacacagatatatctatatgtgtgtatgtgtatggatatgtatgtatgtatatatacatacatatatatatatatatatatatatatatatatatatatatatatatatatatatatatatatatatatatatatatatatatataaatgtatatatacacatatatatataatgtatatatatgtacacataaatgtatatgtatacatatatgtataaatatatatacatatgtgtgtgtgtttgtctttatatacatacatatttatacatatatatatatatgtatgtatgcatatatgtatgtatatatatatatatatatatatatatatatatatatatatatatatatatattatatatatatatatatatatatatatatatatatatatatatatatatatatatatattttgtcctgggtaagacaataaactgcaccctagggttccttgaacaaggatagcaccctattagctccctataccagggttgcggtgaaactgtcggcagcagggcagtggatatctggtgaaaacaccttcagttctactgattactggtttcaccaaataatatgtctggcgtattacagtgtaactgttttaaaagcggcagagatagttcctcctaattagttggagactgcgagttgagaaggagcctggggattccactcaacttttattttctcctgacaaacctctacaccaatgattaaatacagaaacgataattcataccacatcgcccgtcgcgtggttatcaagggcgcgttagttagtgggcaaccaggctgacaatgttaaatatgcatctggaagacaaagaagataaagaaaacaggtccaattaagaaacacattaaaaatcggaacgtggaacgtaaggaaaatgaaagagatgggtaaattacatactgtctgtaacgaaatggatagatacaacattcaaatactaggaatcagtgagaccaattggaaagtaatggaagtttcaaactaaagaaaacaagacagttcttttttctggaaaaggagaaggaaattatagtcacggagttgctatgattctcacgaaaaaaactgcaaatgcactaattgggtatagcccaataaatgatcgcattttaaagtcagaatacaagcaaacctcataatattagtatcatacaatgctacgcaccaaccaatattgcaagtgatgaagaaatggaattttttataactctctccaagatactttagacacaatccctaacagagatgtaaaaataatcatgggagacctcaacgccaaagtaggaaaaaataatctaaaaatgacacctgtggaaaattcggccttggagatataaatgaaagaggtaaagattttattgaattctgtagtacaaataatttagttatagccaatacattgttccaacaccacccaagacacttgtacacgtggttttcaccagacaaaagaacacgcaaccaaattgactacattgtgctgaaccaaaatggaagagttgcataaaaaattccaaaacaagacctggtgccgactgcaacagtgaccaccaactactaactatcgactttaaaataagactcaaaaagatggagcgtccaacaccacctctaaagctcgactacaaaactcttgataacaattacagaattgcagtgtcaaacaaatttgaaatactcaatcaatgtgaagatgataaaacaccaaatgagttgtgggaagaaggaaaagaactcttgctgagcactgcttaagaaactattgccaaaagaaaaagacaaattctcctggatatctgaaaaacactaagtgaaattgaaacaagaagatgcctaaaataaaaaggtatcaataatccagttgaaaaagtaatttacaaaaacaaaatacaaaattcaaagattattgcgacaagataaggaaaatatttaaatgaacattgccagagaattgaaaactgttctatcaataagacaactaaagaactctaccaaggagtacgaaacatcacacgaaaatttaaacctacaatggacactatcaaaactgaagatggacttgttttatgtgatggaaaagaagtcaaagatagatggaatgaatattgttccaacttatacaaaaagaataaaaatctaacaacaacattaattagactcaatgacagcgaggatgaaccaccgccactgctggacgaagttataaaagccataaaagaagtaaagaataacaagagccccggaatagatgaaataacagcagaactaattaagaatgctggcgaaagtgttgaatacttcttctacaaactctgtacaaaaatatggaatgaaagaaaatggccagaagactgggtaaaatcagtctttactcccatacctaaaaaaggtgacgcactccaatgcaacaataataggacaattgccttaataagtcacagcagcaaaattttgttgaaaattattgctgaaagaatgaagttgaagttaagagaggaaattgcagacgaacaagcaggttttcgccctggaaaaggtaccagaaaccagattctaaatttaaaattgatcatagagaaaaacagagaacatcaaaaagacctatacctgtgtttcatcgattatgtgaaagcttttgatactgttgatcacgatatcctctggaataacatgtacgatatgaagtttccaaaacacatcatccaattaataaaagccttgtatgaccaacaacaagcagctgtaagaaccacttatgggttaacagaatggttcgaagtcaaacaggagtgcgacagggttgcattctgtctccgcacctctttgatatgtattctgaagcaattgtgagaggtgctctggagaattttgaaggagctgtggatgttggaggatgcaaggtatcaaatctgaggtgcgccgatgatatagttttgattgccagcggtatcactgaactgcaacaactactagatagggttggagaagcaagcgagggggctggcttgtttcttgatGCCAAGAGGACTGGGATCATGAAGATTCAGAGATGGCCGGCGGTGACAGTGATGAGCGTGTTGCAATCGATggagtgattgtggaaaatgtgaaagagttcacttatcttggagctgttttaactggtacatatgatgattcaccggagatagaaagaagagttaccattgccaaaagcgccacaattgctctcaataacatctggaaagaccgaagcattgccttgCGGACAGAgctgaggttgttgaactcattagttttcccaattgcatcatatggttctgagtgttgggtgttgaagtagatagacaagaaaaagatcaatggttttgaaatgtggtgttacagacgagtactgcgtattagctggacagagaagaagacgaatgatgaagtgctgagaaaaataaattgtggggaccgactgttggacatcttgaacaagaggaaattaaagtttattggtcatgtaatgagaagtaaaagtattgagaaagacttgctgacagggatggtgatgggaaacagaggaagaggcaaaccgaagacgagactgagcgacaatatcaaagatatttgcgggctgtcgatggtataggtggagggaggagcgtgagatcgagtttagtggcgaaggatggtggagaggtccacggctgctcaaacatgagcataccgttattgatttgatatatatatatatatatatatatatatatatatatatatatatatatatatatatatatataatatatatatatatataacatatatatatatatatatatatatatatatatatatatatatatatatatatatatatatgtttatatatatatatatatatatatatattatattatatatatatatattgtgtgtgtgtgtgtgtgtgtgtgtgtgtgtgtgtgtgtgtgtgtgtgtgtgtgtgtgtatgtatgtgtatgtgtgtgtgtgtgtgtgtgtgtgtgtgtgtgtgttgtgtgtgtgtgtgtgtgtttgtgtgtatatgtatatatatatatatatatatatatatatatatatatatatatatatatatatatatatctatatatatatatatatatatatatatgtatatatatatatataatatatatatatatatattatatatatatatattatgtgtgtgtgtgtgtgtgtgtttgtgtgtgtgtgtgtgtgcgtgtgtgtatgtgtgtgtgtgtatatatgtgtatatgtgtgcgtatgtatatatatatatatatatatatatatatatatatatatatatatatatacatatatatatatataatatatatatatacatatacatatatatgtatatatagatagatagatatatctgtgtgtgtgtgtgtactcacacacacacacacacacacacgcacgcacacacacacacaccacacacacacacacacacacacacacacacacacacacacacacacacacacacacaaatatatatatatatatatatatatatatatatatatatatatatatatatatatatatatatatatatatatatttatatatatatatatatatatatatatatatatatatatatatatatatatatatatatatatttgtgtgtgtgtgtatttgtgtgtgtgtgtgtgtgtgtgtgtgtgtgtgtgtggtgtgtgtgtgtgtgtgtggtgtgtgtgtgtgtgtgtgtgtgtgtgtgtgtgtgtgtgtgtgtgtgtgtgtgtgtgtgtgtgtgtgtgtgtgtgtgtgtatgctccctctctcctcttagcTGATGGTTCCCGAAGAACGGCATAGTCACATTTGTTTggttatacatgtttatatgtatatatacaatgtatatatatatatatatatatatatatatatatatatatatatatattatatattatatatatatatatataaacgcacacacacacacacacacacacacacacacacacacacacacacacacacacacacacacacacacacacacacacacacacacacgcacgcacgcacgcacacacacacacacacacacacaccgcgcgcgcgcgcgcgcgcgcgcatacacacgcatacacacacacacacacacgtacacacacacaaggacatatatatatatatacatatatatataaatgcgcgcgcgcgcgcgcgcgcggtgtgtgtgtgtgtgtgtgtgtgtgtgtgtgtgtgtgtgtgtgtgtgtgtgtgtgtgtgtgtgtgtgtgtgtgtgtgtgtgtgtgtgtgtgtgtgtatgtgtgtgtgtgtgtatatatatatatatatatatatatatatatatatatataatataattatatatatatatatatatatatatatatatatatatatatatatatatatatatatatatatatataatattatatctatatatatattatatatatatatatatatatactatatatatataatattatattatatatattatatatatatatgtgtgtatatatatattatatatatatatatatatatatatatatatatatatatatatatatatatatacgtgtgtgtgtgtatcatgtatgtatatatgcatcatcattatcataaccaataTTCCTATGATCATTGTGATCATTGCACATGCTGTTTCGCTGAAAATATAATCAACATTGATAGTTTTTCTTTGGCTATCATCAGATTTTTTCATTGCTGTTGctgctattattgtcataatcttttattgttagtatcattatgataattataacaataatatccattgatattatcattactgtcatctcAGTGTCAATTTTTATAACTGTCGTTGCTAATATTGTcgttttcattaacatcatcattttcattcttattctcattataacAAATACTATCAACTTCATTATTTCAGAATAACTGAGCCAAAAACACTTCAAGGTACACCTTTTATTATGCGAAGTCATGATCACTAACATATGttacctcctttccctctcttctcccccacccctttcccttttcctggaaTTCCCCGTctaccttcctccccacctccctccctgtaTCCCCCAgtctctccctcactcgctccttccctccctcccccaatccttcactcttatcttccttcccaatctctttccccttatcattccctccttcctatccctacCCATGTCTATTGCTTTATGGAGCGCGTATTGTTGTGTATTGTTGAGTTTTCCTTGAAATTTGTCAGCTAATGGGTTTTATTTCACATTCAGTATGGTCAGTTGTTATTCCCTGAGGATAATTAAGAACTGGTGGTGCTGATAAAAGGgtgaggatgataaaagtgaaataaaaatagatttaagaaataaggaaaaataagccTTAACTTATGTTAGAGTCTTGTAtctcttgtcttcttcctctcgccttcttcctccattttcgtTCTTCCCTATAtattccttcttccattcccctccttctctttttttctcttccctctctatcctccttttccttgccccccttcctctctctatcatctcccccttctctccagtCCATTTCCTCCGTTAATGAAGTCTCTCGAGGTAACTTCCATATTTCTTTGTAATGAAGCATTAATAGGCAAGGGCGCCATCATAATGAGGGTTGTATATAAGGGCCACGCGATTCCTGGCTTGGCACAGTGCCTCCTCCGCCTTGTGGCTCCTCGGAACAGCACACACCTCAGCACTTTTAGCTTTCCTGTAACAAAGGTAAGGACCTCTGATGTTGATCTCTTCGTTAACACTGATCtggtttcttttatctttttatcagttATCACTTTTAATGACATTAGTAGGCCTAATGCCGTAGGTGGTCAGGACTTCCCACGATCCCGCCTCCCCAGGTCCCGTCGGCAGCCATGACGACCACCGTCACGACCGGAGTGTTGGCAGGGACAGCAGGCGGCGCAGGACTCGCCGGTCTGGCCGTCGCAGGAGCTGTAGGTTTGGGTGTCCTGGGCTTGGCCGCCCTCGCTTCTAGAGGCGGAGGACGTGGGAATGGcggaggcaggaggaaggggcaTCGCCGAGGGCGTCGTTCTTCCGTGGAGAACGCCGACGACTGGAGGATGCAGAACGCCCTCGAATTGGTGCGAGCGGAGGACGTGACAGGATGCGGCATGAGGCTGGTGTGCGAACTGGCcggccaggaggaggaggacctggTGCAGGAGGAACTGGCCATCCTGGCACTGCTCGGGTAAGTGACAGGTGTCCCTCCGTTTTTGTCCTTCTGGCTGAAAAAATAGCGTTGGaaccttctttatcttttatactAACCACCTGCCCCTTCCTTCCAGACCCGACGTGAAGCCCGGGGAGGGAGTCCTTCCCCCCGGGGGCGCCAGGGGAGAGTACCTGCAGGCCAGGAGCTTTGGCGGGCGAGGCGGAGACTGCGGCGCCGCTTTCCCCATGTGTCCACTCAACGGCACACAGCTCATGGACACCGTCATGGCTTACCTCCCATGAGGTACAACTCCCACGTCCCCTCTCTGTACACagagcattttttctttctttctttctttctctctctctctctttcttctaaatTGCTATTAAGGGTGtcctctatgttttttttctataaaaaaaaaaaaatggtgtggcATTGATTgtgaaagagacaaataaacagtgATGCTGGTTTGATGTGACATTTTATTTCACTCTTTGAAAACACAGGAAGCAATTATACTTCCATCTaaatacgcacgcgcacacgtatacatatacatgcacatatactttGTATGTNNNNNNNNNNNNNNNNNNNNNNNNNNNNNNNNNNNNNNNNNNNNNNNNNNNNNNNNNNNNNNNNNNNNNNNNNNNNNNNNNNNNNNNNNNNNNNNNNNNNtggggttttgtgggtggtgtgtgtgtgtgtgttatacaattatatatatgtatatattgtacacataaatgtatatgtatacatatatgtataaatatatatacatatgtgtgtgtgttgtgtgtatatacatacatatatatacatatatatatatatatgtatgtgtccgtgcatatatatatatatatattatatatatatatatatatatatatatatatatatatatatatatatatatatatatatatacatacatatatgtatgcatgcatgcatgtgtatgtatgcatataaaacatacatacatacatacataatatatatatatatatattatatatatataatatatatatatatatattatatatataaaatatgtatgtatgtatgcgtatatatattatatatatatatatatatatatatatattcatatatatgcatatacacatataatatatatatgtgtgtgtgtgtgtgtgtgtgtgtgtgtgtgttgtgtgtgtgtgtgtgtgtgtgtgtgtgtgtgggtatgtgtatggatatgtatgtatttatatatatatatatatattatatatatatatatatatatatatgaataaaatatacataaatatatatatatatatatatatatatatatatatatatatatatatattttatatatatatatatatatataaatgtatatatacacatatatatataatgtatatatatgtacacataaagtatatgtatacatatatgtataaatatatatacatatgtgtgtggtttgtctgtatatacatacatatatatacatatatatatatgtatgtatatatatatatatatatatatatatatttatatatatatatatatatatatataatatatgtatatatatatgtatatatatatatacatatatatatacatatatatatatatatatatatatatatatatatatatatatatatatatatatatatatatgtgtgtgtgtttgtgtgtatatacagacatatatatacatatatatatatgtatgtgtccgtgcatatatatataatatatatatattaatatagtatatatatatatatatatatatatatatatatatattatatatgtgtgtgtgtgtgtgtgtgtgtgtgtgtgtgtgtggtgtgtgtgtgtgtgtgtgtgtgtgtgtgtgtgtgtggatatatatatatatatataatatatattatatatatatatataa comes from Penaeus monodon isolate SGIC_2016 chromosome 2, NSTDA_Pmon_1, whole genome shotgun sequence and encodes:
- the LOC119579880 gene encoding uncharacterized protein LOC119579880; the protein is MTTTVTTGVLAGTAGGAGLAGLAVAGAVGLGVLGLAALASRGGGRGNGGGRRKGHRRGRRSSVENADDWRMQNALELVRAEDVTGCGMRLVCELAGQEEEDLVQEELAILALLGPDVKPGEGVLPPGGARGEYLQARSFGGRGGDCGAAFPMCPLNGTQLMDTVMAYLP